A genomic segment from Aegilops tauschii subsp. strangulata cultivar AL8/78 chromosome 1, Aet v6.0, whole genome shotgun sequence encodes:
- the LOC109767878 gene encoding protein MIZU-KUSSEI 1-like: MSASEETRGSMKKKEKKKTTGCLAPIFAACVPSARQQPGGDDDAARSRLSFSFAEQSQPESIIDPAASAVARKDGRHQQQPQHCAVIVGTIFGSRSGRVTFCVQRDPAVPPPFLFELSVPMQSLAAEMASGLLRIALECHRSSGRSSAPGAAGENAAAAGGSSRPRNVWTASCNGRDAGHAVRRPPTEWERGVLESMRTMTAGVGALPAAEPQEGISEEVMYMRATYERVVGSKDAVSYHLISPRTAGDSPPQELSLFLLRTRGD, encoded by the coding sequence ATGTCGGCATCTGAAGAAACTCGGGGCAGCatgaagaagaaggagaagaagaagacgacgGGCTGCCTCGCGCCAATCTTCGCCGCCTGCGTCCCCTCCGCCAGGCAGCAGCCCGGCGGCGACGACGATGCCGCCAGGAGCCGCCTCAGCTTCTCGTTCGCGGAGCAGAGCCAGCCCGAGAGCATCATCGACCCGGCCGCCTCGGCCGTGGCCAGGAAGGACGGCCGGCACCAGCAGCAGCCGCAGCACTGCGCCGTCATCGTCGGCACCATCTTCGGGAGCCGCAGCGGCCGCGTGACCTTCTGCGTGCAGCGCGACCCGGCCGTGCCGCCCCCGTTCCTCTTCGAGCTCTCCGTGCCCATGCAGTCCCTCGCCGCCGAGATGGCGTCCGGCCTTCTCCGCATCGCGCTCGAGTGCCACCGCTCCAGCGGCAGGTCGTCCGCGCCCGGTGCGGCCGGCGAAAATGCTGCTGCTGCCGGCGGCAGCTCCCGCCCGAGAAACGTCTGGACGGCGTCCTGCAACGGCCGGGACGCCGGACATGCCGTGCGGCGGCCGCCGACGGAGTGGGAGCGGGGCGTGCTGGAGAGCATGCGGACGATGACGGCCGGCGTCGGGGCGCTGCCGGCAGCCGAGCCGCAAGAAGGGATCAGCGAGGAGGTGATGTATATGAGGGCGACCTACGAGAGGGTGGTGGGCTCCAAGGACGCGGTGTCGTACCATCTCATCAGCCCACGCACCGCCGGCGATAGCCCGCCGCAGGAGCTCAGCCTCTTCCTGCTGAGAACCAGAGGGGATTGA